In one window of Euwallacea similis isolate ESF13 chromosome 4, ESF131.1, whole genome shotgun sequence DNA:
- the LOC136408733 gene encoding antichymotrypsin-2-like isoform X1 → MKRGDFLEFPLNLYESSRMPLMQIGLIFTTLMVASHCNRMEPLSAFTIGNWQFTARLYNEILKDKPNQNFIFSPFSIQVVLALTAAGAKDSTKQEFSLALNLPGQEATEEALKHFSSLFKQKSGDTQLSSANKLFVKNGFPILDGFKKRAIDNFDADIENVDFTKSVEAAEKINRWVEERTNNKIRNVVNPDIINDFTTLLLVNALHFKGTWEYEFSPTIKKETFYITKTNTKEVDMMSIEETFRYYESPVLKAKFLELPYHGSNITMTIVLPDEIEGLAALESNLYPLFVPQDLEHQLVSVTLPSFLVESEYNLKPILQRLGLKNVFSDSANLSGISSEPLKVSEVVQKAFINVTRSGTEAAAATVVEVALTAALLPAPAKGFLADHPFIYYIKFQDVLLFSGRISRF, encoded by the exons atgaaGAGAGGCGACTTCCTCGAATTTCCTCTTAATCTATATG AATCGTCCAGAATGCCACTGATGCAAATAGGCCTAATTTTCACCACTTTAATGGTGGCGAGTCACTGCAATAGGATGGAGCCGTTGAGTGCGTTTACCATTGGAAATTGGCAATTTACGGCGCGATTGTATAAC GAAATTCTGAAAGATAAGCCCAATCAAAACTTCATATTCAGCCCCTTTTCTATCCAAGTAGTCTTGGCTTTGACTGCTGCTGGCGCCAAGGACAGCACTAAGCAAGAGTTCTCTCTTGCCCTTAATTTACCCGGGCAAGAAGCTACTGAAGAAGCCCTTaa ACATTTCTCGTCTTTGTTCAAACAAAAATCCGGTGACACCCAATTATCCTCAGCCAATAAATTGTTCgtgaaaaatggttttccaATTTTGGACGGTTTCAAAAAACGGGCCATCGACAATTTTGACGCAGATATAGAAAATGTTGATTTCACTAAG AGCGTTGAAGCAGCTGAAAAAATTAACCGATGGGTGGAAGAACGCACGAACAACAAAATCAGGAACGTAGTCAATCCTGATATTATCAATGATTTTACCACATTGTTGCTGGTTAATGCCTTACATTTCAAGG gtaCTTGGGAGTACGAGTTTTCGCCTACCATCAAGAAAGAGACTTTCTATATCACCAAAACAAACACTAAAGAAGTTGATATGATGTCTATAGAAGAGACATTTAGGTACTATGAGTCTCCGGTGCTTAAAGCCAAATTCCTAGAGCTGCCATACCACGGAAGTAATATTACTATGACCATTGTTCTTCCCGACGAAATCGAGGGGCTTGCAGCCCTGGAAAGTAACTTATATCCCCTTTTTGTACCTCAAGACTTGGAGCATCAACTAGTGTCTGTAACTCTGCCCTCTTTCCTTGTTGAGAGCGAGTATAACTTGAAGCCTATCTTACAGAGA TTGGGGTTGAAAAATGTGTTCAGCGACAGCGCGAACCTTTCTGGGATTTCTAGTGAACCTTTGAAGGTGTCCGAGGTGGTTCAGAAGGCTTTTATCAATGTGACCAGGTCTGGAACCGAAGCTGCAGCTGCAACTGTCg TCGAGGTAGCACTAACGGCCGCACTATTACCCGCACCTGCTAAAGGATTCTTAGCGGATCATCCCTTCATTTACTACATCAAATTTCAGGATGTTTTGCTGTTTTCTGGAAGGATTTCCCGATTTTAA
- the LOC136408107 gene encoding transmembrane protein 62-like — MMKIAKTAVGVFISMVFLAVFLTNLLLLISTNSVHPDEHLREKFFHVEDKFDNLIWFLQISDIHISIFRDPSRITEFREFCHYTIDKITPKVVLTTGDLTDAKTKDAIGSQQFESEWRHYKDILQEYDISKKTIWLDIRGNHDNFNVISINSKQNYFTNYSVQGKDHPRSYMVQVKNGNTVYSFVGIDACLEPGPRRPFNFVGILDQPEVDEINRLLRDIDATGSNYTIWFGHFPTSCILSSGSENVRNLIRKDPNGFVYVCGHLHTLGGLVPHMYTMQKGGFLELELGDWKDNRMYRLMAIDHGMFSFIDVHHRRWPVLLLTNPKHALFVNPLRENLDNIRHSTHIRVLAFSLSRIQSVRIRIDKGPWTNLRHIKGPLYVTSWNAQMYLTGLHSIEVYAKDIDGREKTEEIPFSLDTTKSSFGLLSRLALMSNLSHIFWSLFIVSLLVYLLPLFLMKYFHKAISGGLISQPRLRGNFIKTLIRKLWVLTTIDRIFWPIVLYPLYLVMGPWSIGYIVEDYLGVIFSWGIFVDGAFLPGSFTYAYGFVQMITFQIPLTFILINTVNRRYNHLTLKTGKKLTIKQVTCAHLPFCVVFTIQVIMAYLFWMAYGTLAFILGPLRTWSLVLAAVVYYTALRLPEKCFRQAREICFTKSETTVHMDASHSGIEESAEKIGKAN, encoded by the exons ATGATGAAGATTGCCAAAACTGCAGTGGGAGTGTTCATTTCGATGGTTTTCCTAGCAGTATTCCTAACCAACCTTCTATTATTGATCAGTACAAATTCAGTTCATCCAGATGAACATCTTAGAGAGAAGTTTTTTCATGTGGAGGATAAGTTTGATAATCTCATTTGGTTTCTACAG atATCAGACATACACATCAGCATATTTAGAGACCCCTCAAGGATAACAGAGTTTCGGGAATTTTGCCATTATACCATTGACAAAATAACTCCTAAAGTAGTTCTCACTACAGGAGATTTGACTGACGCCAAAACCAAAGATGCAATTGGATCTCAACAATTTGAGTCTGAGTGGAGGCACTACAAGGATATTTTACAAGAATATGATATTAGCAAGAAGACTATTTGGTTGGATATTAGAGGAAATCATG ataattttaatgttataagCATTAATTCCAAGCAAAACTACTTTACAAATTACTCAGTGCAAGGGAAAGATCATCCTCGGTCTTACATGGTACAGGTAAAGAATGGTAATACTGTCTATTCCTTTGTGGGGATTGACGCTTGCTTAGAGCCAG GTCCTCGAAGACCCTTTAATTTTGTGGGTATATTGGATCAACCTGAAGTGGATGAAATAAACAGGCTTTTAAGAGACATTGATGCTACAG GAAGTAATTATACTATATGGTTTGGTCACTTCCCTACTTCATGCATTTTATCCTCTGGCTCAGAAAACGTCCGTAATTTAATAAGGAAAGACCCTAATGGTTTTGTTTATGTATGTGGACATTTACACACACTGGGGGGTTTAGTTCCACATATGTACACCATGCAAAAAGGGGGTTTTTTGGAGCTAGAACTGGGTGATTGGAAAGATAATAGAATGTACCGGCTAATGGCCATTGATCATGggatgttttcttttattgacgTTCATCACAGACGTTGGCCCGTCCTTCTTTTGACAAATCCTAAACATGCGCTTTTTGTGAATCCTTTAAGGGAAAACTTGGACAATATTCGACATTCAACTCATATAAGAGTTTTGGCATTTAGTTTGTCTAGAATACAAAGCGTGCGTATTAGAATTGATAAAGGACCTTGGACTAATTTGAGACACATCAAAGGTCCTTTGTATGTTACTTCTTGGAATGCTCAAATGTATTTGACGGGGCTTCATTCAATTGAG GTATATGCAAAGGATATTGATGGCCGAGAGAAAACCGAAGAAATTCCATTTTCCCTTGATACTACTAAATCTTCCTTTGGGCTTCTTTCTAGGCTAGCGCTCATGTCTAACCTCAGCCACATT TTTTGGTCACTTTTTATTGTGTCCCTGTTAGTGTATCTGCTTCCATTATTCCTAATGAAGTACTTCCATAAAGCGATATCAG GGGGATTGATCTCACAACCAAGACTTAGaggaaactttattaaaactctTATCAGAAAATTGTGGGTTCTAACCACAATCGACAGAATATTTTGGCCTATAGTGCTTTACCCTCTTTACCTCGTTATGGGGCCTTGGTCCATTGGTTATATTGTGGAGGATTACCTCGGGGTGATTTTCTCTTGGGGCATTTTCGTAGACGGAGCATTCCTACCTGGATCGTTCACATATGCTTACGGGTTTGTTCAG ATGATAACATTCCAAATCCCTCTAACATTCATCCTAATTAATACAGTCAACAGGAG ATACAACCACCTCACTCttaaaacaggcaaaaagCTGACGATAAAACAAGTTACATGCGCACATCTTCCATTTTGCGTAGTATTCACCATACAAGTAATAATGGCctatctattttggatggCTTACGGCACTCTGGCCTTCATTTTGGGGCCCTTAAGAACGTGGTCCCTAGTACTGGCCGCGGTGGTCTACTACACGGCTTTGCGTTTGCCAGAGAAGTGCTTTAGGCAAGCCAGAGAAATATGTTTCACTAAATCAGAGACTACTGTGCACATGGATGCGAGTCATTCGGGGATTGAGGAGAGTGCGGAGAAGATAGGAAAGGCAAACTAG
- the LOC136408733 gene encoding antichymotrypsin-2-like isoform X4 yields MKRGDFLEFPLNLYESSRMPLMQIGLIFTTLMVASHCNRMEPLSAFTIGNWQFTARLYNEILKDKPNQNFIFSPFSIQVVLALTAAGAKDSTKQEFSLALNLPGQEATEEALKHFSSLFKQKSGDTQLSSANKLFVKNGFPILDGFKKRAIDNFDADIENVDFTKSVEAAEKINRWVEERTNNKIRNVVNPDIINDFTTLLLVNALHFKGTWEYEFSPTIKKETFYITKTNTKEVDMMSIEETFRYYESPVLKAKFLELPYHGSNITMTIVLPDEIEGLAALESNLYPLFVPQDLEHQLVSVTLPSFLVESEYNLKPILQRLGLKNVFSDSANLSGISSEPLKVSEVVQKAFINVTRSGTEAAAATVVVVSRKSAIIGARPIFRADHPFLFFVTYNNVILFAGKVN; encoded by the exons atgaaGAGAGGCGACTTCCTCGAATTTCCTCTTAATCTATATG AATCGTCCAGAATGCCACTGATGCAAATAGGCCTAATTTTCACCACTTTAATGGTGGCGAGTCACTGCAATAGGATGGAGCCGTTGAGTGCGTTTACCATTGGAAATTGGCAATTTACGGCGCGATTGTATAAC GAAATTCTGAAAGATAAGCCCAATCAAAACTTCATATTCAGCCCCTTTTCTATCCAAGTAGTCTTGGCTTTGACTGCTGCTGGCGCCAAGGACAGCACTAAGCAAGAGTTCTCTCTTGCCCTTAATTTACCCGGGCAAGAAGCTACTGAAGAAGCCCTTaa ACATTTCTCGTCTTTGTTCAAACAAAAATCCGGTGACACCCAATTATCCTCAGCCAATAAATTGTTCgtgaaaaatggttttccaATTTTGGACGGTTTCAAAAAACGGGCCATCGACAATTTTGACGCAGATATAGAAAATGTTGATTTCACTAAG AGCGTTGAAGCAGCTGAAAAAATTAACCGATGGGTGGAAGAACGCACGAACAACAAAATCAGGAACGTAGTCAATCCTGATATTATCAATGATTTTACCACATTGTTGCTGGTTAATGCCTTACATTTCAAGG gtaCTTGGGAGTACGAGTTTTCGCCTACCATCAAGAAAGAGACTTTCTATATCACCAAAACAAACACTAAAGAAGTTGATATGATGTCTATAGAAGAGACATTTAGGTACTATGAGTCTCCGGTGCTTAAAGCCAAATTCCTAGAGCTGCCATACCACGGAAGTAATATTACTATGACCATTGTTCTTCCCGACGAAATCGAGGGGCTTGCAGCCCTGGAAAGTAACTTATATCCCCTTTTTGTACCTCAAGACTTGGAGCATCAACTAGTGTCTGTAACTCTGCCCTCTTTCCTTGTTGAGAGCGAGTATAACTTGAAGCCTATCTTACAGAGA TTGGGGTTGAAAAATGTGTTCAGCGACAGCGCGAACCTTTCTGGGATTTCTAGTGAACCTTTGAAGGTGTCCGAGGTGGTTCAGAAGGCTTTTATCAATGTGACCAGGTCTGGAACCGAAGCTGCAGCTGCAACTGTCg TGGTTGTATCGAGAAAATCAGCCATAATCGGAGCGAGGCCCATATTTCGAGCCGACCATCCGTTTCTGTTTTTTGTTACTTacaataatgtaattttgtttgctgggaaagttaattaa
- the PIG-B gene encoding GPI mannosyltransferase 3, protein MHLKNFKNVDVFLIFVLIRVLSVFIVQTFFVPDEYYQSLEVAHRLVFGYGHLTWEWHQGIRSYGYPLLFALLYKVLYTLGLDSPQVVIYVPRIAQALLSAYSDLCFYRWSGTKKWAVFSICSSWFWFYTCSRTLINTFETSFTTIALSHFPWLGKGPETSSSFIWIAAGLFCIRATSAVIWLPMCLFHLCISQTKAFKLVTTKYIPIGLIVLTMSIILDSLCYGSFQITTYNFLKANIFQNVATNYGTQPWHWYLSSGIPTILGIQILPFIMGVLVVLKARQNHLNELAMLGTVIFATLIFSLLPHKEFRFLLPLLPIMLFVSSRFLSAWSRKASRASVWLATFIIFIGSLLPAYYIGYNHQRGTLDVMEELQHIALKDPENVSLLFLMPCHSTPLYSHIHINVKTRFLTCNPNLDGIEDYIDEADQFYAKPNNWLRQNYPPNSTLPSHIVCFDTLVPLIGNDILTRYKRIKQFFHCDFPLSSRIGANVLIHERKDFEILWTT, encoded by the exons ATGcacctaaaaaattttaaaaatgtcgatgtttttttaatattcgtACTCATAAGAGTATTATCAGTGTTTATAGTCCAAACCTTTTTCGTCCCTGATGAATACTACCAATCCTTGGAGGTTGCCCATAGGTTAGTATTTGGGTATGGGCACTTGACATGGGAATGGCATCAAGGGATACGCAGTTATGGATATCCCCTTCTCTTCGCCTTGTTATATAAGGTGTTGTACACACTTGGGTTAGACAGTCCTCAAGTTGTg ATATATGTTCCTAGAATAGCCCAAGCCCTATTAAGTGCTTACTCAGATCTCTGCTTCTATAGATGGTCAGGCACTAAAAAATGGGCCGTATTCTCTATATGCAGCTCTTGGTTTTGGTTCTATACATGCTCCAGAACCTTAATTAATACCTTTGAAACCAGTTTTACGACAATTGCATTGTCTCACTTTCCCTGGCTTGGAAAAGGGCCTG AGACTTCAAGCAGTTTTATTTGGATTGCTGCAGGTCTGTTTTGTATACGGGCTACTAGTGCTGTGATTTGGTTACCTATGTGTCTGTTTCACCTTTGTATCTCTCAGActaaagcatttaaattggtTACAACCAAATATATCCCCATtgg TCTTATTGTGTTGACTATGTCTATAATCTTAGACAGTTTATGTTATGGTTCATTCCAAATTACCACCTACAATTTCCTGAAAGCTAATATATTCCAAAATGTGGCCACAAACTATGGCACACAACCCTGGCATTGGTACTTATCAAGCGGTATTCCAACCATTCTAGGAATACAGATTTTGCCTTTTATTATGGGTGTCTTAGTAGTGTTGAAAGCTAGACAAAATCACCTAAATGAATTGGCTATGTTGGGCACAGTCATATTCGCTACTTTAATATTCAG TCTCCTACCTCATAAAGAATTTAGATTTCTTCTCCCCTTGTTGCCAATAATGTTATTTGTTTCTTCAAGATTTTTGTCTGCCTGGAGCAGAAAGGCTAGTCG CGCTTCTGTGTGGCTTGCaactttcataatttttattggaagTTTGCTGCCTGCCTATTATATCGGTTACAACCACCAAAGAGGTACACTAGATGTAATGGAAGAGCTTCAGCACATTGCCCTAAAAGACCCTGAAAATGttagtttattgtttttgatgcCCTGCCACTCAACACCTCTCTATAG TCACATTCACATCAATGTGAAAACAAGATTCCTGACATGCAACCCAAATTTAGATGGAATTGAGGATTACATTGATGAGGCTGATCAGTTTTATGCTAAACCAAATAATTGGTTAAGGCAGAACTATCCCCCTAACAGTACTCTGCCTTCACACATAGTTTGCTTCGACACTTTGGTACCTCTCATTGGAAATGATATTTTGACTAG GTATAAAAGGATAAAGCAGTTCTTTCACTGCGACTTTCCCTTAAGTTCCAGAATAGGAGCCAATGTATTGATTCATGAGAGGAAAGATTTCGAGATTTTATGGACCacatag
- the LOC136408733 gene encoding antichymotrypsin-2-like isoform X2 codes for MKRGDFLEFPLNLYESSRMPLMQIGLIFTTLMVASHCNRMEPLSAFTIGNWQFTARLYNEILKDKPNQNFIFSPFSIQVVLALTAAGAKDSTKQEFSLALNLPGQEATEEALKHFSSLFKQKSGDTQLSSANKLFVKNGFPILDGFKKRAIDNFDADIENVDFTKSVEAAEKINRWVEERTNNKIRNVVNPDIINDFTTLLLVNALHFKGTWEYEFSPTIKKETFYITKTNTKEVDMMSIEETFRYYESPVLKAKFLELPYHGSNITMTIVLPDEIEGLAALESNLYPLFVPQDLEHQLVSVTLPSFLVESEYNLKPILQRLGLKNVFSDSANLSGISSEPLKVSEVVQKAFINVTRSGTEAAAATVVHIEAESLPLPARFTFIANRPFVYSIKADNVVLLAGRIDTF; via the exons atgaaGAGAGGCGACTTCCTCGAATTTCCTCTTAATCTATATG AATCGTCCAGAATGCCACTGATGCAAATAGGCCTAATTTTCACCACTTTAATGGTGGCGAGTCACTGCAATAGGATGGAGCCGTTGAGTGCGTTTACCATTGGAAATTGGCAATTTACGGCGCGATTGTATAAC GAAATTCTGAAAGATAAGCCCAATCAAAACTTCATATTCAGCCCCTTTTCTATCCAAGTAGTCTTGGCTTTGACTGCTGCTGGCGCCAAGGACAGCACTAAGCAAGAGTTCTCTCTTGCCCTTAATTTACCCGGGCAAGAAGCTACTGAAGAAGCCCTTaa ACATTTCTCGTCTTTGTTCAAACAAAAATCCGGTGACACCCAATTATCCTCAGCCAATAAATTGTTCgtgaaaaatggttttccaATTTTGGACGGTTTCAAAAAACGGGCCATCGACAATTTTGACGCAGATATAGAAAATGTTGATTTCACTAAG AGCGTTGAAGCAGCTGAAAAAATTAACCGATGGGTGGAAGAACGCACGAACAACAAAATCAGGAACGTAGTCAATCCTGATATTATCAATGATTTTACCACATTGTTGCTGGTTAATGCCTTACATTTCAAGG gtaCTTGGGAGTACGAGTTTTCGCCTACCATCAAGAAAGAGACTTTCTATATCACCAAAACAAACACTAAAGAAGTTGATATGATGTCTATAGAAGAGACATTTAGGTACTATGAGTCTCCGGTGCTTAAAGCCAAATTCCTAGAGCTGCCATACCACGGAAGTAATATTACTATGACCATTGTTCTTCCCGACGAAATCGAGGGGCTTGCAGCCCTGGAAAGTAACTTATATCCCCTTTTTGTACCTCAAGACTTGGAGCATCAACTAGTGTCTGTAACTCTGCCCTCTTTCCTTGTTGAGAGCGAGTATAACTTGAAGCCTATCTTACAGAGA TTGGGGTTGAAAAATGTGTTCAGCGACAGCGCGAACCTTTCTGGGATTTCTAGTGAACCTTTGAAGGTGTCCGAGGTGGTTCAGAAGGCTTTTATCAATGTGACCAGGTCTGGAACCGAAGCTGCAGCTGCAACTGTCg tccATATCGAAGCAGAATCTCTGCCGCTTCCAGCCAGGTTTACCTTCATCGCCAATCGTCCGTTCGTCTATTCCATTAAGGCGGACAATGTCGTTTTATTAGCTGGACGAATTGATACTTTTTAA
- the LOC136408733 gene encoding antichymotrypsin-2-like isoform X5 — protein sequence MPLMQIGLIFTTLMVASHCNRMEPLSAFTIGNWQFTARLYNEILKDKPNQNFIFSPFSIQVVLALTAAGAKDSTKQEFSLALNLPGQEATEEALKHFSSLFKQKSGDTQLSSANKLFVKNGFPILDGFKKRAIDNFDADIENVDFTKSVEAAEKINRWVEERTNNKIRNVVNPDIINDFTTLLLVNALHFKGTWEYEFSPTIKKETFYITKTNTKEVDMMSIEETFRYYESPVLKAKFLELPYHGSNITMTIVLPDEIEGLAALESNLYPLFVPQDLEHQLVSVTLPSFLVESEYNLKPILQRLGLKNVFSDSANLSGISSEPLKVSEVVQKAFINVTRSGTEAAAATVVEVALTAALLPAPAKGFLADHPFIYYIKFQDVLLFSGRISRF from the exons ATGCCACTGATGCAAATAGGCCTAATTTTCACCACTTTAATGGTGGCGAGTCACTGCAATAGGATGGAGCCGTTGAGTGCGTTTACCATTGGAAATTGGCAATTTACGGCGCGATTGTATAAC GAAATTCTGAAAGATAAGCCCAATCAAAACTTCATATTCAGCCCCTTTTCTATCCAAGTAGTCTTGGCTTTGACTGCTGCTGGCGCCAAGGACAGCACTAAGCAAGAGTTCTCTCTTGCCCTTAATTTACCCGGGCAAGAAGCTACTGAAGAAGCCCTTaa ACATTTCTCGTCTTTGTTCAAACAAAAATCCGGTGACACCCAATTATCCTCAGCCAATAAATTGTTCgtgaaaaatggttttccaATTTTGGACGGTTTCAAAAAACGGGCCATCGACAATTTTGACGCAGATATAGAAAATGTTGATTTCACTAAG AGCGTTGAAGCAGCTGAAAAAATTAACCGATGGGTGGAAGAACGCACGAACAACAAAATCAGGAACGTAGTCAATCCTGATATTATCAATGATTTTACCACATTGTTGCTGGTTAATGCCTTACATTTCAAGG gtaCTTGGGAGTACGAGTTTTCGCCTACCATCAAGAAAGAGACTTTCTATATCACCAAAACAAACACTAAAGAAGTTGATATGATGTCTATAGAAGAGACATTTAGGTACTATGAGTCTCCGGTGCTTAAAGCCAAATTCCTAGAGCTGCCATACCACGGAAGTAATATTACTATGACCATTGTTCTTCCCGACGAAATCGAGGGGCTTGCAGCCCTGGAAAGTAACTTATATCCCCTTTTTGTACCTCAAGACTTGGAGCATCAACTAGTGTCTGTAACTCTGCCCTCTTTCCTTGTTGAGAGCGAGTATAACTTGAAGCCTATCTTACAGAGA TTGGGGTTGAAAAATGTGTTCAGCGACAGCGCGAACCTTTCTGGGATTTCTAGTGAACCTTTGAAGGTGTCCGAGGTGGTTCAGAAGGCTTTTATCAATGTGACCAGGTCTGGAACCGAAGCTGCAGCTGCAACTGTCg TCGAGGTAGCACTAACGGCCGCACTATTACCCGCACCTGCTAAAGGATTCTTAGCGGATCATCCCTTCATTTACTACATCAAATTTCAGGATGTTTTGCTGTTTTCTGGAAGGATTTCCCGATTTTAA
- the LOC136408733 gene encoding antichymotrypsin-2-like isoform X3, with product MKRGDFLEFPLNLYESSRMPLMQIGLIFTTLMVASHCNRMEPLSAFTIGNWQFTARLYNEILKDKPNQNFIFSPFSIQVVLALTAAGAKDSTKQEFSLALNLPGQEATEEALKHFSSLFKQKSGDTQLSSANKLFVKNGFPILDGFKKRAIDNFDADIENVDFTKSVEAAEKINRWVEERTNNKIRNVVNPDIINDFTTLLLVNALHFKGTWEYEFSPTIKKETFYITKTNTKEVDMMSIEETFRYYESPVLKAKFLELPYHGSNITMTIVLPDEIEGLAALESNLYPLFVPQDLEHQLVSVTLPSFLVESEYNLKPILQRLGLKNVFSDSANLSGISSEPLKVSEVVQKAFINVTRSGTEAAAATVATAVYRQGFLLEETTHFVANHPYIYFIRMNDLILFLGRWAI from the exons atgaaGAGAGGCGACTTCCTCGAATTTCCTCTTAATCTATATG AATCGTCCAGAATGCCACTGATGCAAATAGGCCTAATTTTCACCACTTTAATGGTGGCGAGTCACTGCAATAGGATGGAGCCGTTGAGTGCGTTTACCATTGGAAATTGGCAATTTACGGCGCGATTGTATAAC GAAATTCTGAAAGATAAGCCCAATCAAAACTTCATATTCAGCCCCTTTTCTATCCAAGTAGTCTTGGCTTTGACTGCTGCTGGCGCCAAGGACAGCACTAAGCAAGAGTTCTCTCTTGCCCTTAATTTACCCGGGCAAGAAGCTACTGAAGAAGCCCTTaa ACATTTCTCGTCTTTGTTCAAACAAAAATCCGGTGACACCCAATTATCCTCAGCCAATAAATTGTTCgtgaaaaatggttttccaATTTTGGACGGTTTCAAAAAACGGGCCATCGACAATTTTGACGCAGATATAGAAAATGTTGATTTCACTAAG AGCGTTGAAGCAGCTGAAAAAATTAACCGATGGGTGGAAGAACGCACGAACAACAAAATCAGGAACGTAGTCAATCCTGATATTATCAATGATTTTACCACATTGTTGCTGGTTAATGCCTTACATTTCAAGG gtaCTTGGGAGTACGAGTTTTCGCCTACCATCAAGAAAGAGACTTTCTATATCACCAAAACAAACACTAAAGAAGTTGATATGATGTCTATAGAAGAGACATTTAGGTACTATGAGTCTCCGGTGCTTAAAGCCAAATTCCTAGAGCTGCCATACCACGGAAGTAATATTACTATGACCATTGTTCTTCCCGACGAAATCGAGGGGCTTGCAGCCCTGGAAAGTAACTTATATCCCCTTTTTGTACCTCAAGACTTGGAGCATCAACTAGTGTCTGTAACTCTGCCCTCTTTCCTTGTTGAGAGCGAGTATAACTTGAAGCCTATCTTACAGAGA TTGGGGTTGAAAAATGTGTTCAGCGACAGCGCGAACCTTTCTGGGATTTCTAGTGAACCTTTGAAGGTGTCCGAGGTGGTTCAGAAGGCTTTTATCAATGTGACCAGGTCTGGAACCGAAGCTGCAGCTGCAACTGTCg caACGGCGGTATATCGGCAAGGATTCCTTCTGGAAGAGACCACACACTTTGTCGCCAATCAcccatatatttattttatacggATGAACGACCTAATATTGTTTTTGGGGAGATGGGCAATATAA